The stretch of DNA CGTCGGTGGAGGCCTGGTGGCTCATTCGAGCGGGCCGCTCTCGATCGACGACTGCCTCTTCACGAGCAACCAGGCCACCGCGGGGCCCGGGGGAGGTCTGTTCGTGGTGAACCCGGACAGCGCGCTCGTGGCGGGGACGACGTTCGTGGGCAACTTCGCGAGCGCTGACGGCGGCGGGGCCGTGCTCGTGCCGGACGTCGGCCCGGTGATGGTGCGGAGCTGCCTCTTCGACTCCAACGAGGCGCTCGACCACGGTGGGGGCCTCGTCGGCGCGGGTACCGTCGAGCAGAGCGCGTTCAGCGCGAACCGCGCCGAGCTCGGGGGCGCCCTCGCGACGAGCCCGTCCGTGTGGGGATACCTCCTCACCTCCGACCTCGAGGTCCGCAACAGCACGATCCACCGCAACACCGCGACCGTCGGCGCGGGAGGGACGATGGCGTCCGGCCCGACCGTGTTGCTCGAGCACGTCACCTGCGACGCGAACACGGCGCCCGCCCCCGGGCCGTCCGCGCACATGGGCAGCGTCCACCTTCGGGCCACGATCGTGTCGGGCTCGACCTCCGGGCAGGCGCTCTGCCAGCAGACCACGTCCCTCGGCCACAACGTCTCCCTCGACGCGTCGTGCGCGGGCGCGCCGTCCGATCAGGTGGTCTCGAACGCGGGGCTCGGCGGCTACGGTGCCTGGGGAGGACCCACCCCGAGCGTGCCCCTCCAGAGCTCCAGCCCCGCCCTCGACGCCGCGAGCCTCGCGACGTGTCCGCCGGTCGACCAGCGGGGGTATCCGCGCCCGTCGGGCCGGGGCTGCGACGTCGGATCCTTCGAGCTCTGAGCGCCGACCGAGGAGGTGGTCTCGGGCTGAAGGCCACAGCTCCCGGGGAAGGCGCGCGCGAGCTCTCGGCCGTGCTGCAGCGACGCTACTCTCTCCAACAACCTCGGAGCATGCCTGCGATCCGGGGCTCGGCGCAGCCGCCACGACCGTGAACGCCGCCGATGATGAAGGTCCCCGCCGAATCACCCGCCGAGCTGAAGCTCACGTTGGACTGGCGCTCTCCCGCACACCCCTCGCCCGCCAGACCCAAGGTCGCGAGGTCGAGCTCGGCGTCCCCCGGGAAGGTCCGTCCCCGGATGTCCGGGTTCCGGTTGGCGTAGCGCACGACGTGCTCCCCATGGCGTCATCGCGGCCGTCGCGTGATATCAGGCCTCATGTCGGACGCGCCTCCGCCCGGGCTCCACCCTTGGCCTCGGTCACGTGCGTGGGGCGCGCTCGCCGTTCGCAAGAGTGGGGAGACGGAGCACGGATGAGCGCACCGCGGGAGGCGTTCGAGTCGGCGCTGCGCGGCGACCACACGGCGGCGCGGGACCTGTTGAGCGGGCCGCTCGAGCCGGGATGGGAGATCGCGCTGCGAGCGACGCTCCCCCCCGGGGCGGGTCGGTCGCGACCGAGCCCGGACGAGGTGCGAGACTGTCAGGGGCCCGACGAGGCGCTCGCCCTCGCGTGCGCGCAGGGGGCCCGGGGCGGGTTCGCGCGGTGCGCTCCGGACGAGCTCCGCGCGTGGCGCGACGCCCTGGCCCTGCGGGTGAGCGAGGCGTCGCCCGATCTGTTGCTCGTCGATGTCCAGCTCGCGCTCCTGACCGGCGCGCCGGTCGACCTCGCGGCGCTCGAGGCGATCGAGGCGGCGGCGCTCCGCGGGGGCGCGGCCGAGGCGGTGGTAGACGCCGCCGCGACCCGCGCGCTGGTCGAGCTCGAGCGCGGCGAGCTCGAGGCGGCGCGCGGTCACGCGCGGCGCGCGGTGCGGATGAGCCGGACGGAGGAGCTGGTCCACCAGCAGTACCTGGCCGGGGTGGCGCTGGCGCGCGTGCGGCGCCACGCGGGGCAGCCGCACATCGCGCTCCGCATCCTCGGGGCGCTCGAGCGCGTGGCGCCCGCGGACTGGCGGCCGTGGCTCGAGCACGAGCGCGCGCTCGCGGGGGACCGGAGCGCGCTGCCCGCGGCGGAGACCACCCACGCGGCGCTCCGACAGCGCGCGGCGCTGGCGCCGTGCCCGCTGCTGCGCGGGGAGATCGAGCTCGCGATGGCGCTCCTCGATCCGGAGCACGCGGCGGCGGCGGCGACGCGGTGGCGCGCGGGGCGGGTGCACGAGGTGCCGCGCGGGCTCATCGCGCTCGAGGCGGGGACGACGGAGCACCAGGCGCTGGTGCTGGTGAGCCCGGGGCGGCCCGCCGCGCGGGTGCTCGCGTCGAGCGCCGCGATCGGGGAGCGGCCGCTCTTGAGCACGAGCCGACCCGGGCGCATCGAGACGGCCCTGTCGGTGCTGGCGCTCGCGCGCGCGCCTCTGGCGGTCGAGGCGTTCTTCTCGCAGGTCTACGGCTTCGCGTTCGAGCCCCGGATTCACCGCGGCTCGCTCGAGGTGCTGGTGCACCGGCTGCGCGAGCTGCTGGGGGACCGCGCGGTGATCGAGCGGGAGCTCGGGGACGTGCAGCTGGTCGCCCGCGAGGCGTTCGCGGTCCCCGATCCGCGCGTGCGTCGGACCCTCGACGACGCGGTGCTCCGCGCCATCGCCGAGCAGCCGGGCGCGACCGCGCGCCAGAGCGCCGAGCGGGCGGGGGCGCCGCTCCGGAGCGTGCAGCACGCGCTCAAGCGGCTGGTGGAGGGCGGCGCGTGCGAGGCGATCAAGCGCGGCCGCGTAGTATGCTACCGCGTGGAGGACACGACGTTCACCGAGCCCACGCGCGTGCTGGAATGGAGACAGGACCCCTCGTGACCCGCACGCTGTCTTCACACTATTCGCCTTCACTCGGGGCGTCTTTTCTCGCTGCGCTTCTCGCGGCCGTGATCGGTTCGCTCGCGGGCTGTCAGGACCCCTCGCTCGAGCTGGTGATCGACCCGCCCGATCCCGGGTCGGTGTCGCGGGTGGCGCTGCGGGTCTGGGACGCGGAGCTGCAGCTCGTCGGGGACTTCTGGGTGCCCGTCGGCGAGGGGGACGGCGAGATCACGCTGCCGTGGCGGGTGCCGTTGACGCCTCGCGGGGGCTCGGAGAGCCGCTGGTTCCTGGCCGAGGTGGAGCTCTTCGACGACGCGGGATGCCCCACCCGGCGCGCGGTGGTGAGCGGCCCGTCGAGCGATCTGCGCGCCCGCACGCTGCGCTTCGAGGCCACGGGGCTCGATGGCTGCGAGGCGGCGTTCGTCGATCCCGCGGGCGGAGGCACCGAGTGCGCGGAGGACGCGCCCTGCACGAGCATGGAGGACGCGATCGACGCGGTGGTCGGCCCGGGCCGCCCCGAGGTGGTCTACCTGCGCGGCGACGTCGACCACGTCCTCGACGGCCCGCGCGGGCTGAGCCTCGGCGACGAGCGCACGGGCGAGCCCGGGGCGCCGCTGGTGATCCGCGCGTGGCCCGGCACGGGCACCCCGCGGTTGCGCCTCGCGAGCCCGGGCCCCGACGCGGTGATCGAGTCCTGCTGCAACGTCGACGCGGGGCGCGACCTGGTGCTCGACGGGCTCGACATCGCGGGGGGAGTGCGCTTCGGCGTCTCGTTCAACGGGAGCAACGCGGTCGACAACGTGGTTCGCCACGCGTTCGTGCACGACAACGGGCTCGACCGCGACGATCCGAGCGGCGCGCCGCAGGAGCTCGGCCGCAACGACGCCGCGGTCATCGCGGTCAACGGCGCCAACGGCACGACGATCGAGCACAGCGTGTTGCGAGCGACGGGCGTGCGCGGTCCCGCGAGCCCCGCGCGGCTCCCCGGGGTTGGCTTCCGCGCGGTCGGGGACGCCGTCGTCCGGGGCAACCTCGTCGTCGACAACGCCGAGCAGGGCGTGACGGTGCGGGGCGGGACCGCCATCGAAGGCAACGTCATCTGCCAGAACGGCTCGGAGGGCGTGCGCATCGAGGGACCCGCGACGATCGTGGGCAACACCATCCTGCGCAACGGGGCCGGGATCTCGGCCGAGGACGGCGACCGCGTCAGCAGCGCGGGCAACGTCGTGGTCGACAACGCGGGGGCCGCCTCGATCGGCGGCGTGGAGGTCGAAGCCGACTGGCTGCACGGCAACGCGGACGGCCGCGACGACGGAGACCCCCGGCTGCTCGACCCGGAGGCCTGCGTGGTCACCCTCCGCCCCGACTCGCCGCTCCGCGGGGCGGGGCCCGACGGCGCGAACCTCGGAGCGCGCTGACCCGATCGGGTATGCTCGGGGCGGTTTGCCGGCGTACGAGCCAGTGTGTGATCTCGCCGACGGTGGCATGGCGACCGTGTCGCTCGTCGTGCGCAGAGAAGGCAGCTTCCTGCGCCCGTACGCGATGAAGCGCTTCCACCACCGCAACGCGGGGGACCCGGGCATCAAGCAGATGTTCCTCGACGAGGCGCGCATCGCCGGGCTGCTGCGGCACCCGAACGTGGTCAGCGTGCTCGACGTCGGCGAGGACGAGACCGGCCCGTTTCTCATCATGGACTACGTGGAGGGGCTGTCGCTCGCGCAGCTCATCCGCGCGCGCCAGATCTCGGCCGGTGAGCCCGTCTCGACGCAGATCGGGCTGCGGATCCTGGTGCAGGCCGCGCGGGGGCTCGCCGCGGCCCACGAGCTGACGAGCCCG from Sandaracinaceae bacterium encodes:
- a CDS encoding right-handed parallel beta-helix repeat-containing protein is translated as MIGSLAGCQDPSLELVIDPPDPGSVSRVALRVWDAELQLVGDFWVPVGEGDGEITLPWRVPLTPRGGSESRWFLAEVELFDDAGCPTRRAVVSGPSSDLRARTLRFEATGLDGCEAAFVDPAGGGTECAEDAPCTSMEDAIDAVVGPGRPEVVYLRGDVDHVLDGPRGLSLGDERTGEPGAPLVIRAWPGTGTPRLRLASPGPDAVIESCCNVDAGRDLVLDGLDIAGGVRFGVSFNGSNAVDNVVRHAFVHDNGLDRDDPSGAPQELGRNDAAVIAVNGANGTTIEHSVLRATGVRGPASPARLPGVGFRAVGDAVVRGNLVVDNAEQGVTVRGGTAIEGNVICQNGSEGVRIEGPATIVGNTILRNGAGISAEDGDRVSSAGNVVVDNAGAASIGGVEVEADWLHGNADGRDDGDPRLLDPEACVVTLRPDSPLRGAGPDGANLGAR
- a CDS encoding choice-of-anchor Q domain-containing protein, yielding MQTANVCPGHDVITLDATGIYHLTIPGASEDAGATGDLDVHEGITLIGNGRRVQAEVEDRLFDLTVPATDLVEMIEVDLARGDVGGVGGAIRSDGGDLTLDNVRLESSRATVAGGGLYMSHGELLIIDSTIQLNAAGDGGGAYLDAAVDADLQGVHLDQNSADVGGGLVAHSSGPLSIDDCLFTSNQATAGPGGGLFVVNPDSALVAGTTFVGNFASADGGGAVLVPDVGPVMVRSCLFDSNEALDHGGGLVGAGTVEQSAFSANRAELGGALATSPSVWGYLLTSDLEVRNSTIHRNTATVGAGGTMASGPTVLLEHVTCDANTAPAPGPSAHMGSVHLRATIVSGSTSGQALCQQTTSLGHNVSLDASCAGAPSDQVVSNAGLGGYGAWGGPTPSVPLQSSSPALDAASLATCPPVDQRGYPRPSGRGCDVGSFEL